In one Mesorhizobium australicum genomic region, the following are encoded:
- a CDS encoding GNAT family N-acetyltransferase, which produces MSAAVIPTLETPRLTLRGFAPGDVETFAGFYASEASRFVGGPEDLVSTWKRIAAYAGCWSLRGYGKFVVVEKASGRTVGIVGPTFPEGWPEPEIGWTVLPEFEGRGYAAEAALRAITFVYDELGWSTAMSAIFPGNNRSFRLADRLGARHEGAVEVKPYGMLEIWRHLAPADFRAHHARIQ; this is translated from the coding sequence TTGAGCGCCGCTGTGATCCCGACCCTCGAAACGCCCCGCCTGACCCTGCGCGGTTTCGCGCCGGGCGATGTCGAAACCTTTGCCGGCTTCTATGCATCCGAGGCATCGCGTTTTGTCGGCGGCCCGGAGGATCTGGTCTCCACCTGGAAGCGGATCGCCGCTTATGCCGGCTGCTGGTCGCTGCGCGGCTACGGCAAGTTCGTCGTCGTCGAGAAGGCGAGCGGCCGCACGGTTGGCATCGTCGGCCCGACGTTCCCGGAGGGCTGGCCGGAGCCCGAGATCGGCTGGACGGTGCTGCCCGAATTCGAGGGTCGCGGCTATGCCGCGGAGGCTGCACTCCGCGCAATCACCTTCGTCTATGACGAGCTCGGCTGGTCGACGGCGATGTCGGCGATCTTTCCGGGCAACAACCGCTCATTCCGACTGGCCGATCGCCTCGGCGCACGCCACGAAGGCGCCGTCGAGGTCAAGCCGTACGGAATGCTGGAGATCTGGCGCCATCTGGCCCCGGCGGATTTCCGCGCCCATCATGCGAGGATACAATGA
- a CDS encoding chorismate mutase, protein MNDDVERARLLLKDLRGSIDRIDAAIVYMLAERFRCTEAVSRLKAEHKLPPADLTREAEQIARLRGLAEDANFNPDFAVKFLNFIIKEVIRHHEAVNEGRTDADTVKS, encoded by the coding sequence ATGAACGACGACGTCGAACGCGCCCGCCTGCTGCTGAAGGACCTGCGCGGCTCCATCGACCGCATCGACGCGGCGATCGTCTACATGCTGGCGGAACGTTTCCGCTGCACGGAAGCGGTGAGCCGGCTGAAGGCCGAGCACAAGCTGCCGCCGGCGGACCTGACGCGCGAGGCCGAGCAGATCGCGCGCCTGCGCGGCCTGGCCGAGGACGCCAACTTCAATCCCGATTTCGCGGTGAAGTTCCTGAACTTCATCATCAAGGAAGTGATCCGGCATCACGAGGCGGTCAATGAAGGCCGCACGGATGCCGACACGGTCAAATCGTAA